A window of Syntrophales bacterium genomic DNA:
GGCGTTTTTTTCGGCTATTATCCGGCGCGCTCCGCCGCGAGGCTGGACCCCATCAAGGCCCTGCGTTCCTGATCGCCGGAGGCGCGTTTGTTGTCCCGACGACCCGACGGGCCCGACCGGGGATGTCCCGAATCGTTTCGGGCGCCCCGGCCGGGCCGTTCTTGCGTCAGGGAGAAAGGAAACCTACAGGAGAATCTCCAGGTCCTCCAGGGGATAAGCGGCACAGGAGTGGATGTAGCCGTACTGCCGGTCGGACCGCCGGACCAGGGTTCCCTCTGGCTGGTAGACCCGTCCGGACAGCAGCTTCACCCGGCATTGGCTGCACTCCCCCGAGCGGCACAGGGAGGGAATCACGATGCCGCTTCGCTCCAGGGCGACCAGCAGCGGCTCTCCGGCCATTGCCGGAAAGCTTTTCCCGCCTTTGAGCGAGACGTTGAAGCGGTCATCTTCCCGCACCTCCGCCGGCCAGCCGGGGGAACGGGAAATCGATTTCGGCGGTCCGAAGACCTCCCGGCGGATCTTTCCGGAAGGCACGTCCAGGGAGAGAATCTCGGGGATGCAGAACCGGTACATCTCGCCGGGTCCGCAGAGGAAGAAGGTCTTTCCCGCGGCATCTCCTGCCTCCCGGCGGATCAGGTCCGCCGTGATGTAGCCGCAGGCCCCGCCATATCCGGGCGAGGGATTCTCGATCACCGGGATGTATCGCAGATTCGTGAAGCGGGCCGCCAGGCGCTCCAGCTCCTCCCGGAAAATCGCCTCTCCGGACTCCCGGTCTCCGTGAAAAAGCCAGAACGTGCGGTCGAGCCCGCTTTCGAGGGCTTCCCGGATCATGCTCATGAAGGGTGTAATCCCGCTCCCTCCGGCCAGGAGCACCAGCTCGCGGTCGTGGAGGATCGGGTTGAAATGGAAATGCCCCTCCGGTCCGGAGGTCTCGAGGATGTCGCCCCGCCGGACGCCGCTCAGCAGAAAGGACGAGACGAATCCGTCTTCCACGGCCTTGACGGTGATGTCGTAATAACCCCGGTGCCCGGGCGGAGAGGAGATGCTGTAGGGGCGGCCGGTGCGGACGTTTCCGATATCGCAGTAGATGCAGACGTACTGGCCCGCCTGGAAGGGGGGCAGGGGACCGTCGGTTGAGACGAGGCGAAGTGTTTTCGCCGAAGGCGTCTCGTCGAAGATCTCCGACACCTTCAGGCGCATCCGGTCGGGGTGGAGACGCCGGACGTATTCCTCTACGGCGCCGCGTTCGACGCTGAAGTCGGTCCCGTATTTCCGGCAGATCTCCCGTTCCCGGACGACCCGGTCGTATCCTTCGATTTTCGTCAGAATGTCAGGCCTCATTGCGCGTTCTCCTTTCTGCTCATCTCCCGCAGGATCGCCCGCGCCGCCGCGGCCCCCGAGGTGAGGGTCGGCTGGTAGCCCGGCATCCCGTACCACGCCCCGGTGCCGTAAAGCCCCTTGACGGGCGGCTTGGGGTTCCGGAACAGGGTCGAGTCCTTGACGTGCTGCTCGAAGCCGTAGGGGCTCCCGCCGGGATGGCCCAGGTAGCGCATGTGCGTGATCGGCGTGGCGACCTCCATCTCTTCGATGTTCGCCGTGAAGCCCGGGAAGTGCGGCTCGATCCGCCGGAGGATCGTCTCGGCGGCCCGGTACTTCTCGGCGGCGTATTCCTCCGGAGGAACCCGGAGCCACGGCTCTGCGTACTTCATGGTTACAATGGCGGCCTGGCAGGCTCCCTCCGGCGAGAACGTTGGATCCGAGACGTCGTAACAGCTCATGATGAGCGGTGGACCGCTCACGTCGAGGGTCCGGCAGAGGGCGAAGTCCCGGTCCATGTCGGTGGAGGTGCAGACGAAGTTGGTCGTCTCCGAGATGGACACCGCCTCGGGGGGGCAGCGGAGGCCCGCGTAAACGGTGAGGAACGAGGTGCCCACCACGGCCCCCCGGACTTCCCGGAGGGCGTCTTTCCGTTCTTCCCCGCCGTCGAGGAGACCGGCGAAGGTGGCCACCGCGGAGGCGTTGGAAACGACGTATCGCGCCGTGATCTCCTCCCCCCGGTCGGTCACGACGGCCTGCACGGTACTATCGCGCGTGACGATGCGCGCCGCCCCGCAGGAGAACCGGATTTCACCACCGGCTTCCAGGACGACCGCGGCCAGCGCGTTGGAAAGGGCCTGGGAACCGCCCCGGATGTGCCAGGGCTTGAACTCGATGTAGGCGAAGAGGAGGGCGGCCAGGTCGCTGAAGGCGAGCAGCCGAGGCGGCAGCCCCATGTAGCCCCAGTAGCCGGCGATGACGAGCTTCAGGTAGGGGTCCCGGAAATACTCGTCCAGGACGCTCTGGGAGTCCCGAAAGGCATACTGGAAATAGAGGGGGTACTTCTCCGGCGTCACCTCGGGGTCCCGAAGGTAGAAGGCGCTGATGACCTCCTGGAAGAAGCGGTACACCAGGTCGAAGAAGCGGTCGATTCCTTCCTTTTCTTCGGGGAACCGCTCCTGGAGAACCCGGACGATGCCGGCCCGGTTCGCCGGCAGGACCACGTCGACCCGGTCCGGGACGATGAAACGGAACAGATTTTCCATCTCCACGAACTCAAGTTTGCCGAGAACCCCGAGGTTCTGCAGGAGTCCCCGGAGGGGACCCGGGAAGTCGGGGCGTCCGAGGCCGGAGAGCTGGTGAAGCGATACTTCGAACTCGAACCGGCCCCGGCAGAAACTCGTGGCGCATCCGCCGGGGATGTTGTGGCGTTCCAGGACCAGCACCCGGGCGCCTCCCCGGGCCAGCGCGGCCGCGGCGGCGAGCCCGCCGTTTCCGGCACCGATCACAATGGCATCATAGTCGGTCATCCGTTGCTCCTTTCTTTCCCATGCTTCCTTATTTCAGGCGGAAATCCACCCGGCTGTCCTTCAGCTTTTCCTTCTTCTGCGGGGTCAGGGACTTCGGCTCCACGATGAAGACTCGGTCCGGCGTCACGTCCCCGGACTTCAGGAGGACGTCCCGGACCGCATTCGCCCTCCTGGATGCCAGCAGGCGGAGGTCTTCGTCCCGGACCTCGATGTTGGTCAGCATCAGCTTCTCCATCTCCGCCGGCGGCAGGCTCTTGGCCATGCCGATGATGTTCCTCGGCTTCGGAAACGTTTCGGCGTCGTAGGCCATTTTCAGGTAGCGGTCGCGCTCTGCCGGGTCGATCTTCACGTCATCCACGGGGATCGGGGCGCCGCCCTTCTTCAGGCTCTCGTTCAGCTTCTGCACCTTCAGTTTTCTCAGGAACAGGGTTGTCCGGAGGCCTTCCCGGTCCTGTTCGCGGTCCACGAACCCCTCGATGTCCATTTTCAGGGAAGGCCGTTCTTTCAGGGCCTTCCCGAGGGTCGCGAGCTTCTTTACGTTTGCTTCGCCCACGGCGGCGCTGCCGGCGCTGAACTCCACGTAGCTCATCTCCTCCCCGCCGCCCATCAGGGAACCCAGGAGGGCGAAGGGCGCCGTGGCGGCCTTCGTCAGGATGTTCACCAGGACCTGGATGACGATCCGCCAGACGCTGAATTTCGGGTCGTCCAGGGTTCCCGCCACAGGAATGTCGAGCTTGATCTGGCCGTGGCGGTCCTTCAGGAGGGAGATCGCCAGGGAGACCGGGAGCTTCGTGGCCTGGGGGCTCTCGACTTTTTCTCCCAGGGTGAGCTGGTCGATGAAGACGACGTTCTGCGATTCCAGCTTTTTCTTCTCGATCAGGTACTTCAGGTCGAAGGACAGCTTGCCCTTCTCGATGGCGTAGCCGGCGTATCTGCCCGAGTAGGGCGTTACCGGACTCAGGTCCATGTCCTTGAAGGAGGCCTTCAGGTCCACGAAGAGGTCCCTGCTCAGGGGGTTGATCCTGCCGGTGATCTCCAGCGGGGCGTACCCGTCGAGTTTGCCCCTCAGGTCCACGTCTCCCTGGATTTCCTCCCGGGAGGATATCCTGCCGATGCGTCCCCCGATCTCGACGAGCCGGCCGGAGAAGGTGGGCTTGATGTGGTTGTCCAGGAAGTCGATCTCGCCGCCCTGGAGGGTGATGGCGCCGATGGTGATGTCCGGCCCCGCCGGAGGTTTCCCCTTCTCGTCTTTCGCCAGCCCTTTCTGCGGCGGCCCGGCCGCTTCACTCTTTGCCGGAGGCTTTCCCGCTTCTTCCTTCTTCTTCTCCGCGGCGATTTTCTGGACGTTCAGGGTGGCGTCCGGATAGACCATGACCCGGCTGTAGAAATCCGTCAGCGCCACCTGGCGGATCTGCACCTTCAGGGGAAACACCACGGCGTCGAGGTCGTTCAGGTACAGGGATTTCCACTTCAGGAAATCCGCCGCCTGGACCTTGTCGATGGAGGCGAAGCGGGTGACCATGAGCCGGCCGGCATAGCGGATCCGGGGCGGCTTTTCCGCCGGGGCGAGATCGAGCTTTCCCCTGGCGCCGATCTTGCCGCCCGTCACATGGAGATTCACCGCTTCCGCCCAGTAGGGCTGGAAGCCCGGCAGGTCGATGTCCTTCACGTCGACGGCCAGGCTGGTTGAGACCGGCGTAATGGTAAACGGCCCCTTCAGGGAGAGGACGCCCCGTTTCGGGAAGCCGACGGAGAGATCGACGGTCCCCTCCTTGCCGGAGGCCGTGGAGAGGTTGCGCACCTCCAGGCGGATGTCCCGGAGCGGGAGCGAAAATGGCACCGGCGTCGTCTCATCCCGGAAGGAGACGGCGCCCTTTTCGAGGAGCAGCTCGTCGATCTCCACGATCGTGCCCGCCTTGGCCGGAGGTGGGGCGGCTTTCGCGGCGGGTGTTTCCTTTTTCCCCTCCGTCTTCGGCTCTTCCTTTGTTTTTCCCGGAACCAGGGCCAGCAGGTTGATTTCTCCTGCCGCGTTCCGGCGGACGTTCACCTCCGGGGCCTCCAGGGCCACCTTCGCCAGGTGGATCCTGCCGGCCAGCGGCTCCAGATCGGCCGTGTCCACGGTGAGGGACGGGAACCTCAGGAGGGGGGCCTTCCGGAGGTCCTGGAGGACAACCTCACGGAGCACCGTCTTTCCCTTCAGGATCAGAACCGGCGAATTCCCCTTCTCCTGCCGGTAGGTGAGGGTTGAGTCCACGTCCAGTTTCGCCGAGGAGAGGATGAAATTCCGCTTCATCGGAATGTAGGCGAGGTAATACGGGATATCCAGGTCCTTGATCGAGATCTTGAACTCCGTCTCCCGGGAGTCCTTGAAGGGTTTCGTGACTCCCGAAAGGGTGTAGGGATCGCCGTTGATCACGGCGGAAAAGGAGGGTTCCACCTTCGTCTCCAGGGCGTATTCCATGTTGGAGATGAAGGGGATTCCCGCCTGGACGTTCTCGGCGGTGTGCTTCGTGTCCTTCGGGCCGTCGATGAACTCAAGGCGGCCGTCGATGAGCCGGATGTTGTTCAGGGAGAAGAGGAACGGTTTCCCGGGCTCCTTCTTTTCTCCCTCCGGCGCCTTCACCAGGAGATCGGAGAAGTTGTAGCTCCCGTCGGGATTGCGGACGATTCGGATGGAGGGCTTTACCAGCTTTACCTCGCTGAGGATGAGAGCCCGCCTGGCCACCGACAGCATCTGCAGGTCCACGAGCAGTTCCTGGAAGGAAACGAAGGACTCGGCGCCGCCCCGCTCCCGGATGCCGAATCCATGGACCGAAAGGGCGAGGGTGAGGGGGTTGAACTGGATCCGCTCCAGGGTCACCTCGCGATGCAGGGTCTCGGAGAGCTTCTTCGTCAGGACCGACTTGAGGATCGGCGGGACCAGAAGGTAGGAGGAAACGATCAGGACAGCCAGAAACAAAACCAGCCCGATGGCGATTTTCTTGAAGCGGCTCATCGTGTCACCTCCCGTTGTGGCTTGCGCGTATCGGCCCGCGATCCGGCGGCGACAATCCTTCGTCACGCCGTGCGGTCTATTCCTTCCGGGCGGCCAGGACTGCAGCGCCGATGGCTCCGGTGAGCTGGGCCTGTGGGGAGACCCTGAGGGTCAGGTCGAGGGCCTTCCCCAGGGCCTGCACGACGCCGGTGTTCCGGGCCACGCCGCCGGTCATCATCACCGGAGGGACCATCCCGAGCCGCCTGGCCATGGCGGAGACGCGGGACCCGATGGATTCGTGGATCCCGGCGACGATGTTTTCCCGCTGTTCCCCCCGGGCGATGAGGGAGATCACCTCCGACTCGGCAAAGACGGTGCAGAGGCTGCTGATCCTGGCGGGCGACTCCGCCTGGAGGGAGAGGGCGCCGAAACGCTCCAGGTCCACCTCCAGGGCCCGGGCCATGACCTCCAGGAAGCGCCCCGTTCCGGCGGCGCACTTGTCGTTCATGGCGAAGGTCTTGACCCGCCCGTCCGCCTCCAGGACGATAGCCTTGCTGTCCTGGCCGCCGATGTCCACGACGGAGCGGGTTTCCGGATCCAGGAAACGGGCCCCCGCGGCATGGCAGAGGATCTCCGTGACGGCGCGCCCGGCGAAGGAAACGCTCTTCCGGCCGTAGCCGGTGGCGACGATCCCGCCGACGGCGTCTTCCGCCAGTCCCGACTCCCGGAGGATCTCCTCGTAGATCCGCCGTCCCGCCGCCTCGGCATTGTAGCCGGTGAAGGCGATCCTCCCCCGGATGAACCGGCCGTCCTCGAGGAGGGCCGCCTTGGTGCTGATGGAACCGACGTCGATGCCGACCGTGAGCATGGTCAGACGATCGAGGCCCCGCCGTCGACGGCGATGGTCTGGCCGGTGATGAAATCGGAGCAGCCCGAGCAGAGGAACAGGACCGCGTGGACCAGGTCCGACGGCTCGGAGATCCGTCCGGCGGGGGTTTTCTGGGTGATCAGCGCGGCCAGTTCCGGCGAGGACCAGAAAAGTTTGCTGAAGTTGGTTTTCACGAGGCCCGGGGCGATGGCGTTGGCCTGGATGTTGAACGGGGCCAGCTCCGAGGCCAGGACCTTCGTCATCATCTCCAGGGCGGCCTTGGCGATGCCGTAGACGCTCATGCCCGGTGTCGCCCGCGTGCCCGCCAGGGAGGAGATGCTGACGATCTTGCCCCGCTTCTTCTCCCGCATGATCGCTCCGGCCCGGCGGGCGCAGAGGAAGGCCCCCGTGAGGTTCCCGTCCATGATCCGCTGCCAGACGGCGAGCTCCGTGTCGATCAGGGAGGCGCTCATCAGGTTCATCCCCACGTTGTTGACGAGGATGTCGACGGTTCCGAACCGGGCCACAACGTCGTTGAAGAGCCTCTCCACGTCCGCTTCCTGGGCTACGTGGGCCTGAACGGCCAGCAGGCTGTCGCCGCCGTTGAGGATGGCCTTTGCCGAGTCCAGGCCGTCCGACTTCCGTCCGCAGATGGCCACCTTCGCCCCCTGCTGGAGCAGGCTGTCCGCGATCTCCAGCCCGATTCCCCGGCTGCCGCCGGTTACCACCGCCACCTTGCCGCTCAAGTCATAGGTGATGCCGTTCATTCGCATCCTCCTTGCGGGATCAATTCTTCCGGTTCCGGATCACTTCCATGAAGGCGTCGATCCGTGTGTCGATCTGGCTCTCCGAGAAGGCCCGCTCGTCCACCATGTCCGCCTCGATCATGAGGGACGGGACGCCTTTCCTCTTCTCGATGATCCGCTGGATATCGTACTGGCCCAGGGAATAGGGCTTGCAGCTCCGGTTGGAGTGCAGGACCACGCCGTCGACGCCGTACTTGTCCACCATGGCGGCGACCGTGTCGGCCATCTCGTCGAC
This region includes:
- a CDS encoding iron-sulfur cluster-binding domain-containing protein, with amino-acid sequence MRPDILTKIEGYDRVVREREICRKYGTDFSVERGAVEEYVRRLHPDRMRLKVSEIFDETPSAKTLRLVSTDGPLPPFQAGQYVCIYCDIGNVRTGRPYSISSPPGHRGYYDITVKAVEDGFVSSFLLSGVRRGDILETSGPEGHFHFNPILHDRELVLLAGGSGITPFMSMIREALESGLDRTFWLFHGDRESGEAIFREELERLAARFTNLRYIPVIENPSPGYGGACGYITADLIRREAGDAAGKTFFLCGPGEMYRFCIPEILSLDVPSGKIRREVFGPPKSISRSPGWPAEVREDDRFNVSLKGGKSFPAMAGEPLLVALERSGIVIPSLCRSGECSQCRVKLLSGRVYQPEGTLVRRSDRQYGYIHSCAAYPLEDLEILL
- a CDS encoding NAD(P)/FAD-dependent oxidoreductase, whose amino-acid sequence is MTDYDAIVIGAGNGGLAAAAALARGGARVLVLERHNIPGGCATSFCRGRFEFEVSLHQLSGLGRPDFPGPLRGLLQNLGVLGKLEFVEMENLFRFIVPDRVDVVLPANRAGIVRVLQERFPEEKEGIDRFFDLVYRFFQEVISAFYLRDPEVTPEKYPLYFQYAFRDSQSVLDEYFRDPYLKLVIAGYWGYMGLPPRLLAFSDLAALLFAYIEFKPWHIRGGSQALSNALAAVVLEAGGEIRFSCGAARIVTRDSTVQAVVTDRGEEITARYVVSNASAVATFAGLLDGGEERKDALREVRGAVVGTSFLTVYAGLRCPPEAVSISETTNFVCTSTDMDRDFALCRTLDVSGPPLIMSCYDVSDPTFSPEGACQAAIVTMKYAEPWLRVPPEEYAAEKYRAAETILRRIEPHFPGFTANIEEMEVATPITHMRYLGHPGGSPYGFEQHVKDSTLFRNPKPPVKGLYGTGAWYGMPGYQPTLTSGAAAARAILREMSRKENAQ
- a CDS encoding DUF748 domain-containing protein, with the translated sequence MSRFKKIAIGLVLFLAVLIVSSYLLVPPILKSVLTKKLSETLHREVTLERIQFNPLTLALSVHGFGIRERGGAESFVSFQELLVDLQMLSVARRALILSEVKLVKPSIRIVRNPDGSYNFSDLLVKAPEGEKKEPGKPFLFSLNNIRLIDGRLEFIDGPKDTKHTAENVQAGIPFISNMEYALETKVEPSFSAVINGDPYTLSGVTKPFKDSRETEFKISIKDLDIPYYLAYIPMKRNFILSSAKLDVDSTLTYRQEKGNSPVLILKGKTVLREVVLQDLRKAPLLRFPSLTVDTADLEPLAGRIHLAKVALEAPEVNVRRNAAGEINLLALVPGKTKEEPKTEGKKETPAAKAAPPPAKAGTIVEIDELLLEKGAVSFRDETTPVPFSLPLRDIRLEVRNLSTASGKEGTVDLSVGFPKRGVLSLKGPFTITPVSTSLAVDVKDIDLPGFQPYWAEAVNLHVTGGKIGARGKLDLAPAEKPPRIRYAGRLMVTRFASIDKVQAADFLKWKSLYLNDLDAVVFPLKVQIRQVALTDFYSRVMVYPDATLNVQKIAAEKKKEEAGKPPAKSEAAGPPQKGLAKDEKGKPPAGPDITIGAITLQGGEIDFLDNHIKPTFSGRLVEIGGRIGRISSREEIQGDVDLRGKLDGYAPLEITGRINPLSRDLFVDLKASFKDMDLSPVTPYSGRYAGYAIEKGKLSFDLKYLIEKKKLESQNVVFIDQLTLGEKVESPQATKLPVSLAISLLKDRHGQIKLDIPVAGTLDDPKFSVWRIVIQVLVNILTKAATAPFALLGSLMGGGEEMSYVEFSAGSAAVGEANVKKLATLGKALKERPSLKMDIEGFVDREQDREGLRTTLFLRKLKVQKLNESLKKGGAPIPVDDVKIDPAERDRYLKMAYDAETFPKPRNIIGMAKSLPPAEMEKLMLTNIEVRDEDLRLLASRRANAVRDVLLKSGDVTPDRVFIVEPKSLTPQKKEKLKDSRVDFRLK
- a CDS encoding acyl-CoA dehydratase activase — encoded protein: MLTVGIDVGSISTKAALLEDGRFIRGRIAFTGYNAEAAGRRIYEEILRESGLAEDAVGGIVATGYGRKSVSFAGRAVTEILCHAAGARFLDPETRSVVDIGGQDSKAIVLEADGRVKTFAMNDKCAAGTGRFLEVMARALEVDLERFGALSLQAESPARISSLCTVFAESEVISLIARGEQRENIVAGIHESIGSRVSAMARRLGMVPPVMMTGGVARNTGVVQALGKALDLTLRVSPQAQLTGAIGAAVLAARKE
- a CDS encoding SDR family oxidoreductase, encoding MNGITYDLSGKVAVVTGGSRGIGLEIADSLLQQGAKVAICGRKSDGLDSAKAILNGGDSLLAVQAHVAQEADVERLFNDVVARFGTVDILVNNVGMNLMSASLIDTELAVWQRIMDGNLTGAFLCARRAGAIMREKKRGKIVSISSLAGTRATPGMSVYGIAKAALEMMTKVLASELAPFNIQANAIAPGLVKTNFSKLFWSSPELAALITQKTPAGRISEPSDLVHAVLFLCSGCSDFITGQTIAVDGGASIV